The Equus quagga isolate Etosha38 chromosome 2, UCLA_HA_Equagga_1.0, whole genome shotgun sequence genome has a window encoding:
- the ARPP19 gene encoding cAMP-regulated phosphoprotein 19 isoform X1, whose protein sequence is MASKTSELSCLDIFIQCVGCYTCITAIIELSHGSFEKQDRDVLKASVLDFLIRCCVIGHLTTKVRIQEMEDKVTSPEKAEEAKLKARYPHLGQKPGGSDFLRKRLQKGQKYFDSGDYNMAKAKMKNKQLPTAAPDKTEVTGDHIPTPQDLPQRKPSLVASKLAG, encoded by the exons ATGGCAAGCAAGACTTCAGAGCTGAGCTGTCTTGATATTTTTATCCAGTGTGTGGGGTGTTACACATGCATCACAGCTATAATAGAACTATCACATGGatcatttgaaaaacaagatAGAGATGTTTTAAAAGCTTCTGTGCTAGATTTCTTAATCAGATGCTGCGTTATTGGGCATTTGACAACTAAAGTCAGAATCCAG gaaaTGGAAGATAAGGTGACTAGTCCAGAGAAAGCtgaagaagcaaaattaaaagcaagGTATCCTCATCTGGGACAAAAGCCTGGAGGTTCAGATTTCTTAAGGAAACGACTGCAGAAAGGG caAAAATATTTCGATTCTGGGGATTACAACATGGCTAAAGCAAAAATGAAGAACAAGCAACTTCCCACTGCAGCTCCAGATAAGACAGAGGTCACTGGCGACCACATTCCCACTCCACAGGACCTTCCTCAACGGAAACCATCCCTTGTTGCTAGCAAGCTGGCTGGCTGA